A stretch of Myxococcus hansupus DNA encodes these proteins:
- a CDS encoding ribonuclease H-like domain-containing protein translates to MEDEWLWGWDATPGIVSVWAEPDGRAYVWRRIPKTGELVREDVRFRPWLLLASLEDLAHLGSRLRPESEGASRYQVTWQELEGPGALRYLVRGDDGRALASAVLEGASRRLGRPVGHMKELGANASLMLPPEEQYLVTSGRTYFRDLAFDELRRMQFDLETTGLDPAHHRVFLVALRSPDGETETLEAQGDDDSAEADLLYHLVERVRAWDPDVIENHNLHGFDLPFLARRAKHLGVSLALGRGGAPGLRHRPSARGAALGRPVPGAPPDAMRRARYTVPGRELIDTLDAVLRHDFSTRDLPGHGLKAVARHLGLAGPEREHIPGARVYEVFRTDPARVRRYAKDDVTEAAGLARLLGGAAFALARMAPRRYERLADAGAATGVLDPLLVRAYLRQGAALPAHEEGDGTSHSGAALHLFASGVARRIVKADVASLYPSLMRQYRIGPKRDRLGVLLALVDRLVDQRLAAKGRARAAAAGSPERFTNEALSAAMKLVVNSAYGYLGAVGLTRFSDVHAANEVTRQGRAVLGLLCRELARRGVTLLEADTDGVYFSVPEGWEEVDERRVVSEVAALLPPRVRLEFDGRYAAMLSHEPKNYALQPYAGPLVLRGVAFRSSRAEPFGEAFLRRALSCLLAGDVQGIRDVYVSTVMALRRRQVPTPEVCAQVRLTKTRAQYLAIRSRRRELPYEAMLANGQQDWPMGEQVRVYRATGSRAGLLPMPEADDAAASWPRDYDVEYYVRLLRETFAARLVRALAPGDFRTVFDDPGQPSLFTPSLADAKPILTVLTAPEEPEPSA, encoded by the coding sequence ATGGAGGACGAGTGGCTCTGGGGCTGGGACGCCACGCCGGGCATCGTCTCCGTGTGGGCGGAGCCCGACGGCCGCGCCTACGTGTGGCGTCGCATCCCGAAGACGGGTGAGCTCGTGCGCGAGGACGTGCGGTTCCGCCCGTGGCTGTTGCTCGCGTCGCTGGAGGACCTGGCGCACCTGGGCTCGCGGCTGCGGCCGGAGTCGGAAGGGGCCTCGCGCTACCAGGTGACGTGGCAGGAACTCGAAGGGCCTGGGGCGCTGCGCTACCTGGTCCGCGGGGATGACGGCAGGGCGCTGGCCAGCGCGGTGCTGGAGGGCGCCTCGCGCCGGCTGGGCCGTCCCGTGGGGCACATGAAGGAGCTGGGTGCGAACGCGTCGCTCATGCTTCCTCCCGAGGAGCAGTACCTCGTGACGTCGGGCCGCACGTACTTCCGCGACCTCGCCTTCGACGAGCTGCGCCGCATGCAGTTCGACCTGGAGACCACCGGTCTGGACCCGGCGCACCACCGCGTCTTCCTGGTGGCGCTGCGCAGCCCGGACGGGGAGACGGAGACGCTCGAGGCGCAGGGGGATGATGACTCGGCGGAGGCGGACCTGCTGTACCACCTGGTGGAGCGGGTGCGGGCGTGGGACCCCGACGTCATCGAGAACCACAACCTGCACGGCTTCGACCTGCCGTTCCTCGCCCGGCGCGCCAAACACCTGGGCGTGTCGCTGGCCCTGGGCCGCGGAGGCGCACCCGGCCTGCGCCACCGGCCCTCCGCGCGAGGCGCCGCGTTGGGACGGCCCGTGCCCGGCGCGCCTCCGGATGCGATGCGCCGCGCCCGCTACACGGTGCCAGGCCGCGAGCTCATCGACACGCTGGACGCGGTGCTGCGGCACGACTTCTCCACGCGCGACTTGCCGGGCCATGGCCTCAAGGCCGTCGCCAGACACCTGGGACTGGCGGGGCCGGAGCGTGAGCACATCCCCGGGGCCCGCGTGTACGAGGTGTTCCGCACGGACCCCGCGCGGGTGCGGCGCTACGCCAAGGACGACGTGACGGAGGCGGCGGGGCTCGCGAGGCTCCTCGGCGGGGCGGCCTTCGCGCTCGCGCGGATGGCGCCGCGCCGCTACGAACGGCTCGCGGACGCGGGGGCCGCCACCGGCGTGTTGGACCCGCTGCTCGTCCGGGCGTACCTGCGCCAGGGTGCCGCGTTGCCCGCGCACGAAGAAGGGGACGGCACCTCGCACAGCGGCGCGGCGCTGCACCTGTTCGCCTCCGGCGTGGCGCGGCGCATCGTGAAGGCGGACGTCGCCAGCCTGTATCCCTCGCTGATGCGTCAGTATCGCATCGGCCCGAAGCGGGACCGGCTGGGCGTGCTGCTCGCGCTGGTGGACCGGCTGGTGGACCAGCGGCTGGCGGCGAAGGGGCGGGCGCGCGCGGCGGCCGCGGGCTCACCCGAGCGCTTCACGAACGAGGCCCTGTCCGCGGCGATGAAACTCGTCGTGAACTCCGCCTATGGCTATCTGGGCGCGGTGGGGCTCACGCGCTTCTCGGACGTGCACGCGGCCAACGAGGTGACGCGTCAGGGCCGCGCGGTGCTGGGCCTGCTGTGCCGGGAGCTCGCGCGCCGGGGCGTCACGCTGCTGGAGGCGGACACGGACGGTGTGTACTTCTCCGTGCCGGAAGGCTGGGAAGAGGTGGACGAGCGCCGCGTCGTCTCGGAGGTCGCCGCGCTCCTGCCGCCCCGGGTGCGGCTGGAGTTCGACGGGCGCTACGCCGCGATGCTGTCGCACGAACCGAAGAATTACGCCCTCCAGCCCTATGCCGGTCCGCTGGTGCTGCGCGGCGTGGCCTTCCGCTCCAGCCGCGCGGAGCCCTTTGGCGAGGCCTTCCTGCGGCGCGCGTTGAGCTGCCTGCTCGCGGGCGACGTCCAGGGCATCCGCGACGTGTACGTCTCCACGGTGATGGCGCTGCGCCGCCGGCAGGTGCCCACGCCGGAGGTCTGCGCCCAGGTCCGCCTGACGAAGACGCGCGCGCAGTACCTCGCCATCCGCTCGCGCCGCCGCGAGCTGCCCTACGAGGCGATGCTGGCGAACGGGCAGCAGGACTGGCCCATGGGGGAGCAGGTCCGCGTCTACCGCGCGACGGGAAGCCGGGCGGGGCTGCTGCCCATGCCGGAGGCGGACGACGCGGCCGCGTCCTGGCCGCGCGACTACGACGTCGAATACTACGTGCGCCTGCTGCGGGAGACGTTCGCCGCCAGACTGGTACGCGCGCTGGCGCCGGGAGACTTCAGGACCGTGTTCGACGACCCGGGCCAGCCCTCGCTCTTCACGCCCTCGCTGGCGGACGCGAAGCCCATCCTCACGGTGCTCACGGCGCCCGAGGAGCCGGAGCCTTCAGCGTAG
- a CDS encoding helix-turn-helix transcriptional regulator: MQRTERLFALAEYLRGRRTGVTAEVLAERFAVTVRTIYRDLDSLRATSLPVSAERGRGGGYALDRSYTLPPVNFTAREAALIVALGRFAIDMRLLPFTGTLESALDKVRAALSTSAQRELLTRLRELTFIGVPALPSKKSVREALERAWFEQQPLRITYVDSNYIETVRDVRVMSVIMNRHETRVDGEDVTTGERRHFRLDHITRAEVVRTLEP; this comes from the coding sequence ATGCAGCGCACCGAGCGTCTCTTCGCCCTCGCGGAATACCTCCGGGGCCGCCGCACCGGCGTCACCGCGGAGGTGCTCGCCGAGCGGTTCGCCGTCACCGTGCGGACCATCTACCGCGACCTGGATTCCCTGCGGGCCACGTCACTGCCCGTCTCGGCGGAGCGCGGACGCGGAGGCGGCTATGCGTTGGACCGGAGCTACACGCTGCCGCCGGTGAACTTCACCGCACGCGAGGCGGCGCTCATCGTCGCGCTGGGGCGCTTCGCCATCGACATGCGGCTGCTGCCCTTCACGGGCACGTTGGAGTCCGCGTTGGACAAGGTGCGCGCCGCGCTGTCCACGTCCGCCCAGCGGGAGCTGCTCACGCGGCTTCGGGAGCTGACGTTCATTGGCGTGCCGGCGCTGCCGAGCAAGAAGTCCGTCCGGGAGGCGCTGGAGCGCGCGTGGTTCGAGCAGCAGCCGCTGCGCATCACCTACGTCGACAGCAACTACATCGAGACGGTGCGGGACGTGCGCGTCATGTCGGTCATCATGAACCGGCACGAGACGCGCGTGGACGGCGAGGACGTCACGACCGGGGAACGGCGCCACTTCCGGCTGGACCACATCACCCGCGCGGAAGTCGTCCGCACCCTGGAACCTTGA
- a CDS encoding metallopeptidase TldD-related protein, with translation MQGGSMDDGARRLCAGLELIAWLASARDALDAFTPEDASFHAELFLGAERRLSLEHDASTGVSTLNQGESAEATARVGASTGQGVLTVPMDDVGGLSRLLEQATRLATPGRALVLPSLPTEDVEPPTGPAALQPEAARRRMAHVIQSVIPKGIVVQAAVLTQSSTWRAAVRANGMRRARTEWREDLFVRCETPRGAVVDAVSLPPGTDDTVFNPLRLRLAEAVDALSGPVEPVDPSLPLVLRPAVAAPLVAGLIWLLRGDIAAATPALARAAGRKVFPSLLTVVDDPNASAGTRRVDVDDEGVPTAALPLVEEGRLQSFLHAADTAARLGAPLNGRGFRSASGVPTPEAVNPFLVPAAALALPAHHTELVARVETFTTMSRPGVITLVAGGWEVRDGHRVRRVAPVELELPVLETFRALRGVGSDLTFFPTAEGCGTPTLVFPPLLATRPGEQAGR, from the coding sequence ATGCAAGGCGGTTCCATGGATGACGGCGCGCGGCGCCTGTGCGCGGGGTTGGAGCTCATCGCCTGGCTTGCGTCCGCCCGCGATGCGCTGGACGCCTTCACGCCTGAAGACGCTTCATTCCACGCGGAGCTGTTCCTCGGCGCGGAGCGCAGGCTGTCGCTCGAACATGATGCCAGCACCGGAGTCTCCACCCTGAATCAGGGTGAGTCCGCGGAAGCCACGGCACGCGTTGGCGCGAGCACCGGCCAGGGCGTGTTGACGGTCCCCATGGATGACGTGGGCGGCCTCTCACGGCTGCTCGAACAGGCCACGCGGCTCGCGACGCCCGGCCGCGCCCTGGTCCTTCCCTCCCTGCCCACTGAAGACGTGGAGCCGCCCACGGGCCCAGCCGCGCTTCAACCGGAAGCGGCCCGACGCCGGATGGCACACGTCATCCAGTCCGTCATTCCCAAGGGCATCGTGGTTCAGGCCGCTGTCCTCACCCAGTCCTCGACCTGGCGGGCCGCGGTCCGCGCCAACGGCATGCGCCGCGCTCGCACGGAGTGGCGAGAGGATCTCTTCGTGCGGTGCGAGACGCCCCGCGGCGCGGTGGTGGACGCGGTGTCGCTCCCGCCGGGCACGGACGACACGGTCTTCAATCCACTGCGGCTTCGTCTCGCGGAGGCGGTCGACGCGCTGTCAGGGCCCGTGGAACCGGTGGACCCAAGTCTCCCCCTGGTCCTGAGACCGGCGGTCGCCGCGCCCCTCGTCGCGGGCCTCATCTGGCTGTTGCGAGGCGACATCGCCGCAGCCACGCCCGCGCTGGCCCGGGCCGCGGGGCGCAAGGTGTTCCCCTCACTGCTGACCGTCGTGGACGACCCGAACGCTTCCGCCGGCACCCGCCGCGTGGACGTGGACGACGAAGGGGTTCCCACGGCAGCGCTGCCCCTGGTGGAGGAGGGGCGATTGCAAAGCTTCCTCCACGCGGCGGACACGGCGGCCCGGCTCGGTGCACCGCTCAACGGACGTGGGTTTCGCTCGGCGTCAGGCGTGCCCACCCCAGAGGCCGTGAATCCCTTCCTCGTGCCGGCCGCGGCCCTCGCATTGCCCGCGCACCACACCGAACTCGTGGCGCGCGTGGAGACCTTCACGACCATGTCTCGGCCCGGTGTCATCACGTTGGTGGCGGGGGGCTGGGAGGTGCGCGACGGCCACCGCGTGCGACGGGTGGCGCCGGTGGAGCTGGAGCTCCCGGTGTTGGAGACCTTTCGGGCCTTGCGCGGCGTGGGCTCGGACCTGACCTTCTTCCCCACCGCCGAGGGCTGTGGCACCCCGACGCTCGTCTTCCCTCCGCTGCTGGCGACCCGTCCGGGAGAGCAGGCGGGCAGGTGA
- a CDS encoding c-type cytochrome, with the protein MHPGGWKVRIAAGALMLAGVACPRCEPDSKREPATPPAAARPAPVDANAAKLERGRYLVEAVLACGACHSERDTTRYGGPVQGAPLAGACQGPEWGFPGRVCAPNITSDAEHGIGRWTDEELLRALREGKGRDGRTLFPSMPYLVWRSLSDEDAHAVVAHLRQVPAVARATPRTEIPEAVYADIQELAQPLEGPVPAPDASAQGQYLATIGQCALCHGGMGPDAQPFEGGVPVPTPYGPETVPGLLPHGDVLRGLGEDAFVARFTAWKDVAPAPSREGQVNKLVMPWGFFARMHEDDLRAVYRHLQSVPAPSGTAAHPGE; encoded by the coding sequence ATGCATCCAGGGGGATGGAAGGTCCGCATCGCGGCCGGAGCACTGATGTTGGCTGGCGTCGCGTGTCCTCGGTGTGAGCCGGACTCGAAGCGCGAGCCCGCCACCCCGCCGGCCGCTGCGAGGCCTGCGCCGGTGGACGCCAACGCGGCGAAGCTGGAGCGAGGGCGCTATCTGGTGGAGGCGGTGCTGGCGTGTGGCGCCTGCCACTCGGAGCGGGACACCACCCGGTACGGCGGCCCCGTCCAAGGCGCGCCGCTGGCGGGGGCCTGCCAGGGCCCCGAGTGGGGTTTCCCCGGCCGCGTCTGCGCGCCCAACATCACCTCGGATGCGGAGCACGGCATCGGCCGCTGGACGGACGAGGAGCTGCTGCGCGCCTTGCGCGAAGGGAAGGGGCGCGACGGCCGGACGCTGTTCCCGTCGATGCCCTATCTCGTGTGGCGCTCGCTCTCCGACGAGGATGCGCACGCCGTGGTGGCCCACCTGCGCCAGGTGCCCGCCGTCGCGCGCGCCACGCCGCGCACGGAGATTCCCGAGGCGGTGTACGCGGACATCCAGGAGCTGGCCCAACCCCTCGAAGGTCCGGTCCCGGCTCCAGACGCGAGCGCACAGGGGCAGTACCTGGCCACCATTGGCCAATGTGCCCTCTGCCACGGCGGAATGGGGCCGGACGCCCAGCCCTTCGAGGGGGGCGTCCCCGTGCCGACGCCGTATGGGCCGGAGACGGTGCCCGGACTGTTGCCGCACGGCGACGTGCTGCGCGGGCTCGGGGAAGACGCCTTCGTGGCGCGCTTCACGGCCTGGAAGGACGTGGCGCCAGCCCCCAGCCGGGAGGGGCAGGTCAACAAGCTCGTGATGCCCTGGGGCTTCTTCGCCCGGATGCACGAGGACGACCTGCGCGCCGTGTACCGGCACCTCCAGAGCGTGCCGGCCCCGTCCGGGACGGCGGCTCACCCGGGCGAATGA
- a CDS encoding Xan family putative trans-acting RiPP leader peptide — MASEESLSRVAADESSVASTAPDAAAPAEKLDEIEEIDFLLEEIESKIAPLALA; from the coding sequence ATGGCGTCGGAAGAATCGCTGTCGCGCGTTGCCGCGGATGAGTCGTCGGTTGCTTCCACCGCGCCGGATGCTGCTGCTCCCGCGGAGAAGCTCGACGAAATCGAGGAGATCGATTTCCTCCTGGAGGAAATCGAGAGCAAGATCGCCCCGCTCGCACTCGCGTGA
- a CDS encoding aromatic ring-hydroxylating oxygenase subunit alpha has product MDRDVRPYHEAFAAFWHPVAFSSELGERPLPARLLETDLVVWRSESGVAATQRYCAHRGADLCGGTPVADGLRCAFHGWTYGRDGRCVRVPSQPAAPIPDRARLASYRCIERYGLVWVCLAPEPAAPLPEWPELEDGSQAVVPLPLLDWDVSAGRMLEIVLDVAHLSWVHDGTFGNPAQTEVPAYAVEPLPGGLRAQIRYPALSPSIDGVPPRVDRTTLTYEVTFPFTARLHFKPTLFYTHAVYAVASPVSEVKMRCFYFASYHPKIRNFADMFVKSELAILEQDRRVAEAQSPKAHPLDFAGEVHVKADLLPIEYRRAVAALRRGQPLAGPVME; this is encoded by the coding sequence ATGGACCGCGACGTTCGCCCGTACCATGAGGCCTTCGCGGCCTTCTGGCACCCCGTCGCATTCTCCAGCGAGCTCGGGGAGCGTCCGCTCCCGGCGCGGCTCCTGGAGACAGACCTGGTCGTCTGGCGCTCGGAGTCTGGGGTCGCCGCGACTCAGCGTTACTGTGCCCACCGTGGCGCGGACCTGTGTGGTGGAACGCCCGTGGCGGACGGGCTCCGGTGCGCGTTTCACGGCTGGACGTACGGGCGGGATGGACGCTGTGTCCGTGTTCCCTCGCAGCCCGCCGCCCCCATTCCAGACAGAGCCCGGCTCGCGTCGTACCGATGTATCGAGCGCTACGGCCTTGTCTGGGTATGTCTCGCCCCCGAGCCCGCCGCGCCTCTTCCCGAATGGCCAGAGCTGGAGGATGGCAGCCAGGCCGTGGTGCCGCTGCCGCTGCTGGACTGGGATGTCTCCGCCGGGCGCATGCTGGAAATCGTCCTCGACGTCGCCCACCTGTCGTGGGTGCATGACGGCACCTTCGGCAATCCCGCGCAGACGGAGGTCCCGGCGTATGCCGTCGAACCGCTGCCCGGAGGCCTGCGCGCGCAGATTCGGTACCCCGCCTTGTCGCCGAGCATCGACGGCGTTCCGCCCCGGGTGGATCGCACGACGCTGACCTACGAGGTGACCTTCCCGTTCACGGCGCGGCTGCACTTCAAGCCGACGCTGTTCTACACGCACGCCGTCTACGCGGTGGCCTCGCCCGTGTCGGAAGTGAAGATGCGGTGTTTCTACTTCGCGTCGTATCACCCGAAGATTCGCAACTTCGCGGACATGTTCGTGAAGTCGGAGCTCGCCATCCTGGAGCAGGACCGTCGCGTCGCGGAGGCGCAGTCTCCCAAGGCACACCCGCTGGATTTCGCGGGTGAAGTCCACGTGAAGGCAGACCTCCTGCCCATTGAATACCGCCGCGCCGTGGCCGCCCTCCGCAGGGGGCAGCCGTTGGCCGGACCTGTCATGGAGTGA
- a CDS encoding TldD/PmbA family protein: MDGFVERREVTEVLHQRSGPRVIAPVLERGWSMGEASPEGMSWKWSPVAGPTWRRGILPSELDAPAQRLLDTGSTLPSDVEPTLALVRALVETARTAGAAHLDVLLREVDRRTLVANAEHVRENAQRYAVLEVKAFHDTGAGVAELWRCAAWPDGAKLRAALPELEALVEGMVRELRDTSPIFPCPRGVLPVVFPPGAASGCFFHEVCGHPLEGDVVARGGSYLARRLGQAVAGEHVTVSDDPTDGHGALGFTWDDEGHAAQPVKLLSEGRVDAPLLDARSAVALGRTPNGHGRRVSYRHPPLPRMAHTRVEPHAGHLDALMADIPHGLLVQHLLPRQMDLLSGDFSFYIVEAREIRDGRPGRRVGPGILRGNGLDALAAIDAVGADAKNLFATRGCRKLDHGPLPVSFGQPTVRFRGLLVGPGQ; this comes from the coding sequence GTGGACGGGTTCGTGGAGCGACGCGAAGTCACCGAGGTCCTCCACCAGCGCTCGGGGCCCCGTGTCATCGCACCCGTCCTCGAACGGGGATGGTCCATGGGCGAGGCCAGCCCGGAAGGCATGTCCTGGAAGTGGTCCCCCGTGGCGGGTCCCACGTGGCGGCGCGGCATCCTCCCCAGCGAGCTGGACGCTCCGGCCCAACGCCTGCTCGACACCGGAAGCACGCTGCCCAGTGACGTGGAGCCCACCCTCGCGCTCGTCCGCGCGCTGGTGGAGACGGCGCGGACCGCGGGCGCCGCGCACCTGGACGTGCTGCTGCGCGAGGTGGACCGGCGCACCCTGGTGGCCAACGCCGAGCATGTCCGGGAGAACGCGCAACGGTACGCCGTGCTCGAAGTGAAGGCCTTCCACGACACTGGCGCGGGCGTCGCCGAGCTGTGGCGCTGCGCCGCCTGGCCCGACGGGGCGAAGCTGCGCGCCGCGCTGCCGGAGCTGGAAGCCCTCGTCGAAGGCATGGTGCGCGAGCTGCGTGACACCTCGCCCATCTTCCCCTGCCCTCGCGGCGTGCTGCCCGTCGTCTTTCCTCCGGGCGCCGCGTCGGGCTGCTTCTTCCACGAAGTCTGCGGCCATCCCCTGGAAGGCGACGTCGTCGCACGGGGAGGCTCCTACCTCGCCCGGCGGCTGGGGCAGGCCGTGGCCGGTGAGCACGTCACCGTCTCCGATGACCCCACGGACGGACACGGCGCGCTCGGCTTCACCTGGGACGACGAGGGCCACGCCGCCCAACCCGTGAAACTCCTCAGCGAAGGCCGCGTGGACGCACCGCTGCTGGACGCACGCAGCGCGGTGGCGCTGGGCCGCACGCCCAATGGACACGGACGGCGCGTCAGCTACCGGCACCCGCCCCTCCCTCGCATGGCGCACACGCGCGTGGAGCCGCACGCGGGACACCTCGATGCGTTGATGGCCGACATCCCCCACGGCCTGCTGGTGCAACACCTGCTGCCCAGGCAGATGGACCTGCTGTCGGGGGACTTCAGCTTCTACATCGTGGAGGCCCGCGAGATTCGGGATGGGCGCCCGGGCCGCCGCGTGGGCCCCGGCATCCTCCGAGGCAACGGGCTGGACGCGCTGGCCGCCATCGACGCGGTGGGCGCGGATGCGAAGAACCTCTTCGCCACGCGCGGCTGCCGGAAGCTGGACCACGGCCCGCTGCCCGTGTCCTTCGGGCAGCCCACGGTGCGCTTCCGTGGACTGCTCGTGGGCCCCGGGCAGTGA
- a CDS encoding cold-shock protein encodes MATGSVKWFNDAKGFGFIAQDDGGPDVFCHHTAIQTDGFRTLAEGQKVEFETRKGPKGLQAENVRVVG; translated from the coding sequence ATGGCAACTGGCTCCGTGAAGTGGTTCAACGACGCGAAGGGCTTCGGTTTCATCGCCCAGGACGACGGGGGACCTGACGTGTTCTGCCACCACACCGCAATCCAGACCGATGGATTCCGCACGCTGGCAGAGGGCCAGAAGGTGGAGTTCGAGACTCGGAAGGGCCCCAAGGGCCTCCAGGCCGAGAACGTCCGCGTCGTTGGCTGA